A genomic window from Ignavibacteria bacterium includes:
- the rpsT gene encoding 30S ribosomal protein S20: protein MPLRHKSAQKRARQTPKRTEYNKHFKAKIKSALKNVTAAKKKDEAEKELKKAVKVLDRAAVKGIIHKNNAANKKSKLTKAVNKLK, encoded by the coding sequence ATGCCATTAAGACATAAATCAGCTCAAAAAAGAGCAAGGCAGACCCCTAAGAGAACTGAATATAATAAACACTTTAAAGCGAAAATTAAATCCGCATTAAAGAACGTGACAGCTGCAAAGAAAAAAGACGAAGCTGAAAAAGAGCTTAAAAAAGCCGTTAAGGTTCTTGATAGAGCTGCAGTAAAAGGCATAATTCACAAAAATAACGCTGCTAACAAGAAATCAAAACTTACAAAAGCTGTTAATAAGCTGAAATAA
- a CDS encoding response regulator, which yields MEKLKNKILWVDDEIELLRSNILFLEDKGYFVEKATNGEDAIDLVKEKDFDLIFLDEMMAGMGGLKTLASIKEVQPNVPVVMVTKNETESLMEDAIGAKISDYLLKPVNPNQILLVCKKFLEGKRIKSETVSRDYIQELNKINMAMMEPLDYNDWIKINSDLTQWEMELDEHPELGLKDTVLATRKECNAEFCRFFERNYVEWIHGKKEGPTFSNGIVEKYVLPELDSNKSVFFFVIDCLRLDQWMLMEKMLYDYFKITKDFHYGIIPSATPYARNSIFSGLFPSEIEKHYPELFAKGEDDENSKNNYEKEFLQKLLDRKRIKLKNELRYVKILDADFGKGIENKISSFSNTHLNAIVVNFVDILAHNRSDNAVLKEIAPDESAYRSLTQSWFEHSSLFSMFKILSQQKDIKIIVTTDHGSIRCMRGSKVLGDRETSTNLRYKYGRNVKIDDRQAIFIRNPQDYKLPKRGGIVNYVVTKEDFYFVYPTDYHYYLSHYKNTFQHGGISMEELILPVVTLEPKV from the coding sequence ATGGAAAAATTGAAGAACAAAATCCTCTGGGTTGATGATGAGATTGAGCTTTTACGCTCAAATATCCTCTTTCTGGAAGATAAAGGCTATTTTGTTGAAAAGGCTACAAACGGGGAAGATGCCATTGACCTTGTGAAAGAAAAAGATTTTGACCTGATTTTTCTTGATGAAATGATGGCCGGTATGGGCGGACTTAAAACTCTTGCTTCTATTAAAGAAGTGCAGCCTAATGTTCCGGTGGTTATGGTAACCAAAAATGAAACGGAATCCCTAATGGAAGATGCTATCGGAGCTAAAATTTCCGATTACCTGCTCAAGCCCGTTAACCCCAACCAGATTCTGCTCGTCTGTAAAAAATTCCTCGAAGGCAAACGTATAAAAAGCGAAACAGTTTCGCGTGATTACATCCAGGAGCTCAACAAGATAAATATGGCTATGATGGAGCCTCTTGATTACAATGACTGGATAAAAATTAACAGCGATCTTACCCAATGGGAAATGGAGCTTGATGAACATCCCGAGCTTGGATTAAAAGATACTGTACTTGCTACACGTAAGGAATGTAACGCCGAGTTCTGCAGATTTTTTGAAAGAAATTACGTAGAATGGATCCACGGCAAAAAAGAAGGTCCGACATTTTCAAATGGAATTGTTGAAAAATACGTTCTGCCTGAGCTGGATTCAAATAAATCGGTTTTCTTTTTTGTAATTGACTGCCTGAGGCTTGATCAGTGGATGCTGATGGAAAAAATGCTGTATGATTACTTCAAGATCACAAAGGATTTTCATTATGGCATAATCCCTTCGGCAACACCATATGCAAGAAATTCAATTTTCAGCGGTCTCTTCCCGAGTGAAATAGAAAAACATTACCCTGAGCTTTTTGCCAAAGGAGAAGATGATGAGAACAGCAAGAACAATTACGAAAAAGAATTCCTGCAAAAACTGCTCGATAGAAAACGCATTAAGCTTAAAAACGAGCTGCGATATGTTAAGATACTTGATGCTGATTTTGGCAAAGGGATAGAAAATAAAATTTCGAGCTTTTCAAATACCCACCTGAATGCTATTGTTGTAAATTTTGTAGATATACTTGCACACAACCGTTCAGATAATGCCGTACTTAAAGAAATCGCGCCTGATGAATCAGCTTACCGCTCATTAACTCAATCATGGTTCGAGCATTCATCACTCTTCAGTATGTTCAAAATACTTTCTCAGCAGAAGGATATCAAGATAATTGTGACTACAGATCACGGCAGCATTCGCTGTATGCGCGGCTCTAAAGTACTGGGAGACAGGGAAACCTCTACAAATCTGCGGTATAAATACGGCAGAAATGTAAAAATAGATGACCGCCAGGCGATATTCATTCGCAATCCCCAGGATTACAAATTACCTAAACGGGGGGGAATAGTTAATTACGTGGTAACAAAAGAAGATTTTTACTTTGTTTACCCAACTGATTACCATTATTACCTCAGTCATTATAAAAATACTTTCCAGCATGGCGGTATTTCAATGGAAGAATTGATATTGCCGGTAGTAACCTTGGAGCCCAAAGTATAA
- a CDS encoding transposase produces MKKTEKKHRLDKNNYLGFQSVSFTGCVFDMNNLFINDMMFEIVQKYLLKEAEYCKIDLIVYLFMPDHFHLITCGNTPESDPLDFMKRFKQDTGYWFSQNKIGEKWQKDFYDHIIRSDEDIKNQVCYILNNPVRKGLVSDWKDYPYKGSTIYDLNHFIISQPEGCDYRIFN; encoded by the coding sequence ATGAAAAAAACAGAAAAAAAGCATAGGTTAGATAAAAACAATTATCTTGGTTTTCAATCTGTTTCTTTTACAGGTTGTGTATTTGATATGAATAATTTATTTATTAATGATATGATGTTTGAAATTGTTCAGAAATATCTGCTGAAAGAAGCTGAATACTGTAAGATTGATCTAATCGTTTATTTATTTATGCCAGATCATTTTCATCTAATCACTTGTGGTAATACGCCTGAATCAGATCCATTGGACTTTATGAAAAGATTTAAACAGGATACCGGATATTGGTTTTCGCAAAACAAAATTGGGGAAAAATGGCAGAAAGATTTCTACGACCACATAATTCGAAGCGATGAAGACATAAAAAATCAGGTTTGTTATATTTTAAATAACCCGGTAAGAAAAGGTCTTGTATCAGATTGGAAAGACTATCCTTATAAAGGATCAACTATTTATGATTTAAACCATTTTATTATATCGCAGCCTGAAGGCTGCGACTACCGTATCTTTAATTAA
- the tsaE gene encoding tRNA (adenosine(37)-N6)-threonylcarbamoyltransferase complex ATPase subunit type 1 TsaE has product MEHDFAVTTKNETETIELGIKIASSLKNGDVISLYGDLGSGKTRLVKGICTGLGINNVVNSPTFILVNEYISPVIGNVYHFDLYRLRSEDEILAMGFEDYMNNRGLILIEWPEHAERLLPSGNIKIHISHSVENENERWIKIRGLSI; this is encoded by the coding sequence ATGGAACACGATTTTGCAGTAACCACAAAAAACGAAACTGAAACTATTGAACTTGGAATAAAAATTGCATCTTCCCTTAAGAACGGAGATGTAATTTCTTTATACGGCGATCTTGGTTCAGGCAAAACCCGCCTGGTAAAAGGTATCTGTACCGGCTTAGGAATAAATAATGTAGTGAACTCCCCTACTTTTATATTAGTAAATGAGTACATTTCACCGGTTATTGGAAACGTTTATCACTTTGATCTGTACAGGCTGAGATCTGAAGATGAAATTCTCGCAATGGGTTTTGAAGATTACATGAATAACCGGGGCTTAATTTTAATTGAATGGCCTGAACATGCCGAACGGCTTTTGCCATCAGGAAATATTAAAATCCATATCTCCCACTCTGTTGAAAATGAAAATGAACGATGGATCAAGATAAGGGGATTAAGCATATGA
- the tsaB gene encoding tRNA (adenosine(37)-N6)-threonylcarbamoyltransferase complex dimerization subunit type 1 TsaB: MNLLLINSSDKNAFVAFYCNGVLKTVYAEEFTSKTNTPGRKADKLIHCLDKLSRENSLEEIDAIAITIGPGSFTGIRVGLSLAKGLAFGLGKKIIPVNNFELTLDRLTKINRDAEYCILLEAKLPEYYYAVRKNGEISSKGSLDLENILKNLQKNTIIVGDFDDETQIKHCYFKYINVKNLKSEAESFSRLAEEKFHNNELIDSAEAEPLYLKDFNFKKV, encoded by the coding sequence ATGAACCTTCTTCTAATTAATTCCTCCGATAAAAATGCATTCGTTGCTTTTTACTGCAACGGAGTTTTAAAAACAGTATATGCTGAAGAATTTACCTCTAAAACAAATACTCCGGGAAGAAAAGCAGATAAACTTATCCATTGCCTGGATAAACTTTCCCGTGAAAACAGCCTGGAAGAAATTGATGCAATTGCAATTACAATTGGACCCGGTTCTTTTACCGGAATTCGTGTCGGGTTATCACTTGCCAAAGGTTTGGCATTTGGACTGGGTAAAAAAATTATCCCTGTTAACAATTTTGAGCTTACATTGGACAGATTAACGAAAATTAACAGGGATGCAGAATACTGCATTCTGCTTGAAGCAAAATTGCCTGAATATTATTACGCTGTTCGCAAAAATGGTGAAATTAGTTCAAAAGGATCTCTGGATCTGGAAAATATTCTAAAAAATCTCCAAAAAAACACTATAATTGTGGGAGATTTTGACGATGAAACTCAAATAAAACATTGTTATTTTAAGTATATTAATGTTAAAAATCTCAAAAGCGAAGCGGAATCATTTAGCCGGCTGGCTGAAGAAAAATTCCATAACAATGAATTGATAGATTCTGCTGAAGCAGAACCGCTTTATCTGAAAGATTTTAATTTTAAGAAAGTGTAA
- a CDS encoding acetyl-CoA carboxylase carboxyltransferase subunit beta, whose product MAWFKRTKQNIATQEKKELGEGHWIKCPKCDEIMHKKQWENNFYLCTKCDYHFRIGSEEYFKLLFDNGDFKEFDKKVISKDPLDFVDTKKYKDRINDTIKKTGLYDAIRNAIGEIHGKECVISAMDFNFIGGSMGSVVGEKIARGIQKAIKEKCPYIIISKSGGARMMEAAISLMQLAKSSAWLAKLAEHKLPYISVLTDPTTGGASASFSMLGDVNIAEPDALIGFAGPRVVRQATGKDLPKGFQHAEFVQEHGFLDCVVNRKDLKEKLYQFMVYMHDK is encoded by the coding sequence ATGGCCTGGTTTAAGAGAACAAAACAGAATATAGCTACTCAGGAAAAAAAAGAGCTCGGAGAAGGACACTGGATAAAATGTCCAAAATGCGACGAGATAATGCATAAAAAACAGTGGGAAAATAATTTTTATCTCTGTACTAAATGCGACTATCACTTCAGGATAGGAAGTGAAGAATATTTCAAGCTATTGTTTGATAATGGTGATTTCAAAGAATTCGATAAAAAAGTTATTTCAAAAGACCCGCTGGATTTTGTGGATACTAAAAAATATAAAGACAGAATAAATGATACGATAAAAAAAACCGGTCTTTATGATGCAATTAGAAATGCTATCGGCGAAATTCACGGCAAAGAATGCGTGATTAGCGCGATGGATTTCAACTTTATCGGCGGTTCAATGGGCTCGGTTGTAGGTGAAAAGATAGCAAGAGGTATTCAAAAAGCCATTAAGGAAAAATGCCCGTACATAATTATATCTAAATCAGGCGGTGCAAGAATGATGGAAGCTGCTATTTCCCTGATGCAGCTAGCAAAATCTTCTGCCTGGCTTGCCAAGCTAGCGGAACATAAACTTCCGTATATTTCCGTGTTAACAGATCCCACAACAGGGGGAGCTTCAGCAAGCTTTTCTATGCTTGGCGATGTGAACATTGCAGAACCTGACGCTCTGATAGGATTTGCTGGACCAAGAGTTGTAAGGCAGGCAACGGGTAAGGATCTTCCCAAAGGTTTTCAGCATGCGGAATTCGTTCAGGAGCATGGTTTCCTGGATTGCGTAGTTAACCGAAAAGACCTGAAAGAAAAGCTGTATCAATTTATGGTTTACATGCATGATAAATAA
- a CDS encoding pantoate--beta-alanine ligase translates to MKILRTIAETQKLTTKLRLENKIIGFVPTMGYLHEGHLSLVKEAAKKADKVFLSIYVNPLQFSPTEDLSRYPRDFKRDEMLCRKASVDYIFYPSNEIMYPEGYSTYAIVEKLTAKLEGKIRPEHFKGVTTIVLKLFNIVQPHFSVFGQKDAQQAAVIKKMVKDLNVNTLVKVHPTIRESNGLAMSSRNVYLTKEQREDAPFLYKSLQYAKRKIELENYNRDIDFLRGQMSKLIKSRKTATKIDYISFNDYETLEDIKSLKNAENRNILVSLAVRFGKVRLIDNIVIKR, encoded by the coding sequence ATGAAAATTCTCCGCACAATTGCAGAAACACAAAAGCTTACAACAAAACTCAGGCTTGAAAATAAAATAATAGGTTTTGTTCCAACAATGGGCTACCTTCACGAAGGGCACTTATCTCTGGTTAAGGAAGCCGCGAAAAAAGCAGATAAGGTTTTTTTAAGTATTTATGTAAATCCGCTTCAGTTCTCTCCAACAGAAGATCTTTCCCGATATCCCCGTGATTTTAAGCGTGATGAAATGCTTTGCCGTAAAGCCAGCGTGGATTATATATTTTATCCTTCCAATGAAATAATGTATCCGGAAGGATATTCAACTTACGCAATTGTTGAAAAGTTAACCGCAAAGCTTGAAGGAAAGATAAGACCGGAACATTTTAAAGGTGTAACTACAATTGTATTAAAGCTTTTTAATATTGTGCAGCCCCATTTTTCGGTTTTTGGTCAGAAAGATGCTCAGCAGGCTGCTGTGATCAAAAAAATGGTAAAAGATCTTAATGTTAATACATTGGTGAAAGTTCACCCAACTATCCGTGAATCCAACGGACTTGCAATGAGCTCGCGAAACGTCTATCTTACAAAAGAACAGCGTGAAGATGCTCCATTCCTTTATAAATCTTTGCAGTACGCTAAACGCAAAATAGAGCTTGAAAATTATAACAGAGATATTGATTTTCTTCGCGGACAGATGTCAAAACTGATAAAATCCAGGAAGACTGCAACAAAAATTGATTATATTTCGTTTAATGATTACGAAACACTTGAAGACATAAAATCGCTTAAAAATGCGGAAAATAGAAATATTTTAGTAAGCTTGGCAGTTAGATTTGGTAAAGTCAGGTTAATTGATAATATTGTAATTAAGCGTTAA
- a CDS encoding aspartate 1-decarboxylase has protein sequence MERIMCKSKLHRATVTQAELYYEGSVTIDADLLDAADILPYEKIQVVNINNGSRFESYAIEGKRRSGTICINGAAARNAAVGDHIIIITYANYTEEELKTFKPTIILMDKDNKIKDIKHTNEILEV, from the coding sequence ATGGAAAGAATAATGTGTAAATCCAAGCTTCACCGGGCAACAGTTACCCAGGCAGAGCTATATTACGAAGGCAGCGTTACAATTGATGCGGACCTGCTGGATGCTGCGGATATATTACCGTATGAAAAGATCCAGGTTGTTAATATAAATAACGGTTCAAGGTTTGAAAGCTATGCTATTGAAGGAAAACGCAGAAGCGGAACTATTTGTATAAACGGCGCTGCTGCAAGAAATGCCGCTGTTGGTGATCATATTATAATAATTACCTACGCAAATTATACCGAAGAAGAGCTTAAAACCTTTAAGCCTACCATTATTTTAATGGATAAAGATAACAAGATTAAAGATATTAAACATACAAACGAGATCCTGGAAGTTTAA
- a CDS encoding NTP transferase domain-containing protein — protein sequence MPITDTDFNNKKSAFLENKLAELMKKVKDTEGEMNKKLAVAILAAGLGKRMKSPDKPKVMFEINSRPMIDYVVELAFKVNADLVVPIVGHHREQVINYLDNKFTGKDIKYAVQSEQLGTGHAVIQTAELLKDFEGEILILSGDVPLLKFETVEKLINEHFSQGNEATLLTTVFDNSYGYGRIVRDSDGNFTGIVEEKDATDEQKQIKEINPAIYIVNSKVLFDALSKISPENNQKEYYLTDIFRFIPKEKIGTVVTNDELEVTGVNSIEQLKEMEDSLNSRT from the coding sequence ATGCCGATAACTGATACAGATTTTAACAATAAAAAATCCGCTTTCCTTGAAAACAAGCTTGCGGAGCTTATGAAAAAAGTTAAAGATACTGAAGGTGAAATGAATAAAAAGCTTGCTGTTGCAATTCTAGCTGCTGGACTTGGCAAAAGAATGAAGAGTCCGGATAAACCCAAAGTGATGTTTGAGATAAACTCACGCCCAATGATAGATTATGTTGTAGAGCTGGCATTTAAAGTAAATGCAGATCTTGTGGTACCTATTGTTGGCCACCACAGGGAACAGGTAATTAACTATTTGGATAATAAATTTACCGGAAAAGATATAAAGTATGCAGTACAGTCTGAACAGCTTGGAACCGGCCATGCAGTGATCCAGACAGCTGAATTGCTTAAGGATTTTGAAGGCGAGATCCTTATCTTATCAGGTGATGTGCCGCTTTTGAAATTTGAAACCGTTGAAAAGCTTATCAATGAACATTTTTCTCAAGGAAATGAAGCAACATTGCTCACTACGGTATTTGATAATTCCTACGGTTACGGAAGGATAGTAAGGGATAGTGACGGTAATTTTACCGGTATAGTTGAAGAAAAAGACGCCACGGATGAACAAAAACAGATAAAAGAAATAAATCCAGCAATATATATAGTTAATTCAAAAGTATTATTTGATGCTCTTTCTAAAATATCACCAGAAAATAACCAGAAAGAATATTACCTGACCGATATATTCAGGTTTATTCCAAAGGAAAAGATCGGTACTGTTGTTACCAATGATGAGCTGGAAGTTACCGGTGTGAATTCGATTGAGCAGCTCAAAGAAATGGAAGATTCACTCAATTCAAGAACCTGA
- a CDS encoding phosphatase PAP2 family protein gives MNKLYPEDIIAMSFSGITIFILAYYISAGKINNTSSIIAPVVSLLILSFLAVYQNSSGSRVLKFLRSYLHIPLYGIIFSAFQVFVHILNPTDYDTLLLKWDYSVFGFDITRWLEQYVSKVLTEILTLSYFSYYVFPSLTFVMLYFSKNTSAFANARNYLLAIVIGWYGAFIFYIVLPAAGPDIAFPENYSVPLQGLSPLTNTYLENLAKYLKESFVRNTFPSMHFAIILITNYFAYRYKRKYFWFATLPVGTLLAIATVYLRQHYLIDLVGALPVAALSIYLAGKFMKIKTN, from the coding sequence TTGAATAAACTTTACCCCGAAGATATCATAGCAATGTCATTTTCGGGTATTACCATATTTATTCTCGCATACTATATTTCAGCAGGGAAAATTAATAATACTTCATCTATTATTGCCCCGGTTGTATCGCTGCTTATATTATCATTTCTTGCAGTTTACCAAAATAGCTCAGGTTCCAGAGTTTTAAAATTTCTTCGGAGCTATCTTCACATTCCGCTGTACGGAATTATTTTCAGCGCTTTCCAGGTATTTGTGCATATTCTTAACCCTACCGATTATGATACCCTGCTGTTAAAGTGGGATTATTCCGTATTCGGTTTTGATATTACCCGTTGGCTTGAGCAGTATGTAAGTAAAGTTTTAACAGAAATATTAACGCTTTCATATTTTTCTTATTACGTATTTCCATCATTAACCTTTGTAATGTTATATTTCAGCAAAAACACTTCCGCATTTGCAAACGCCCGAAATTATTTGCTTGCAATAGTAATTGGCTGGTATGGAGCATTTATATTCTATATAGTACTGCCTGCAGCGGGTCCCGATATTGCTTTCCCTGAAAATTACTCCGTACCGTTACAGGGACTCTCTCCATTAACCAACACTTATCTTGAAAACTTAGCAAAGTATTTGAAAGAATCATTTGTAAGAAACACTTTTCCAAGCATGCATTTTGCAATAATCCTGATAACGAACTATTTTGCTTACAGGTACAAAAGAAAATATTTCTGGTTTGCAACCCTGCCTGTAGGTACTCTTCTTGCAATAGCTACTGTTTATCTGAGGCAGCATTACCTTATCGACCTGGTTGGCGCTTTGCCTGTAGCAGCGTTAAGTATTTATCTTGCAGGTAAATTTATGAAAATTAAAACAAATTGA
- a CDS encoding T9SS type A sorting domain-containing protein, which yields MNNLVLKITAFVFFLLITLQANSQYFVNTYDFPPYSSKTDYGYSIERNFDGTVAGKWSIAGVSNSTPNAGSYDWMFLKLDNSGSISCSVLLGFSQSDSCFSHIQLSGNRNNVLAGFYNNPAGRQKASFSIIDTSCGHVLTKQISDSLNHEYRQVVKNTSDAFTAAGCIRSFITSGVYQNHILASQHSSAGALLWAYNYIPPFPWVDEKAYSITYQPVDGSYAITGVTNRFTGAGGIYQAFIMKISAAGAPIWFYGYAPMAGLHSEGKKIVALPDGGFAVTGNSTAFDPAGDIYMLRVGPTGLVIWQNTYGSIGATEKSESLIFQSSDASLVYTGSLKAAATEDVILSKVTLAVGVPVWIKRFPNSAGADNGYDLKEAGSPAGYAVTGRFFNSSSAGEDVLFIKTNTVGNVSSVCQDSLMFQVRPGQWSGNCQRSTVPLTEITVTPVVTNPVPVIRSFCGSLTGINGNPEIADEFSLKQNYPNPFNPVTKIEFSLPEGGNVTVKVYDISGKLVKTLLNNYMLSGSHSIDFNGEGLASGIYLYEFKTEGFSDTKKMMLIK from the coding sequence ATGAATAACTTAGTACTCAAAATCACAGCTTTTGTATTTTTCCTCTTAATCACTTTACAGGCAAACTCACAGTATTTTGTAAATACTTATGACTTTCCTCCTTACAGCAGTAAAACAGATTACGGTTACTCAATTGAAAGAAATTTTGACGGAACAGTAGCGGGAAAGTGGTCTATTGCAGGAGTTTCCAATTCAACCCCGAACGCCGGCAGTTATGACTGGATGTTCCTGAAACTTGATAACTCTGGTTCAATAAGCTGTTCCGTTTTATTGGGATTCAGTCAATCAGATTCATGTTTCTCGCATATTCAGCTTTCGGGAAACAGAAATAATGTTCTTGCAGGATTTTATAATAACCCAGCCGGAAGGCAAAAGGCTTCATTTTCAATTATTGATACATCCTGCGGACATGTTTTAACAAAACAGATCTCTGACTCATTAAATCATGAATACAGGCAGGTTGTAAAAAATACTTCTGACGCATTTACAGCAGCAGGATGCATAAGAAGTTTCATTACATCAGGTGTTTATCAGAATCATATCCTTGCATCTCAACATTCATCTGCAGGAGCATTACTTTGGGCGTATAACTATATTCCACCATTTCCATGGGTTGATGAAAAAGCCTACTCAATTACATATCAGCCCGTTGACGGAAGTTACGCAATTACCGGTGTAACGAACAGGTTTACAGGAGCAGGCGGAATATACCAGGCTTTTATAATGAAAATTTCAGCTGCAGGCGCACCGATTTGGTTTTATGGCTACGCACCAATGGCAGGACTGCATTCTGAAGGCAAAAAAATTGTTGCGCTGCCTGACGGCGGTTTCGCAGTAACCGGAAACAGCACAGCGTTTGATCCAGCCGGTGATATTTACATGTTAAGGGTTGGCCCAACAGGATTGGTTATTTGGCAGAATACTTACGGCAGCATTGGAGCTACAGAAAAAAGTGAAAGCCTGATCTTTCAGTCAAGTGATGCATCACTGGTATATACAGGCAGCTTAAAAGCTGCAGCCACTGAGGACGTGATCCTTTCTAAAGTTACACTTGCAGTTGGAGTGCCGGTTTGGATAAAAAGATTTCCCAATTCCGCAGGTGCCGATAATGGCTACGATCTTAAAGAAGCTGGTTCCCCGGCAGGATATGCAGTTACAGGAAGATTCTTCAATTCTTCAAGCGCCGGAGAAGATGTACTTTTTATTAAAACAAATACTGTGGGGAATGTTAGTTCTGTTTGCCAGGATTCACTGATGTTCCAGGTAAGACCAGGTCAGTGGTCTGGTAATTGCCAAAGGTCAACTGTTCCACTAACAGAAATAACTGTTACACCGGTTGTTACCAACCCGGTTCCAGTAATCAGAAGCTTCTGCGGAAGCTTAACAGGTATAAACGGCAACCCGGAAATAGCTGATGAATTCAGCCTGAAACAGAACTATCCTAACCCGTTCAATCCGGTAACTAAAATTGAATTTTCGCTGCCTGAAGGAGGAAATGTTACTGTTAAGGTATATGACATATCCGGTAAGCTTGTTAAAACTCTGCTGAACAATTACATGTTAAGCGGCAGCCACAGCATTGATTTTAACGGTGAAGGACTTGCAAGCGGAATTTACCTGTATGAATTTAAAACTGAGGGATTCTCAGATACAAAAAAGATGATGTTGATCAAGTAA